From the genome of Chitinivorax sp. B, one region includes:
- a CDS encoding dynamin family protein translates to MPTDNLIADFEAYSGWRTGVSQSIGTFQKWLGEQDLGDAQIDMRIQHLIDRLREDKLNVAFVAEFSRGKSELINAIFFSNYGQRILPSSAGRTTMCPTELMYDPTRPSSIQLLPIETRATDTTTSEYKRYPEEWTVIPLDVDSAEAMQAAFLQVGETRKVSVEEATRFGLYHAENPDDQLAVGRDGEIEIPCWRHAIINFPHPLLKQGLVILDTPGLNAIGTEPELTLNLLPNAHAILFILAADTGVTKSDIDVWRNHIGNQSARSRGRVVVLNKIDGLWDPLKTDGEIDAEIDKQIRTSAELLGLKTSQVFPVSAQKALVAKINEDRPLLEKSQIGKLERALSDELIPSKQDIVRDSTQNEVEDIVSGVRQILNSRKSGIVEQLQELKGLRGKNQDVIEHMMDKVKQEKEHFERGLQRFQALRSVFSQQTNILFGFLGMDNLRAEINKIREEMESSMFSAGLTDAMNRFFKETNGSIARSAEQIAEIQSMMSGMYKKFSEEHGLSQVSPTPFSTLKYHKEIARLERSYKEHFNTLGNIISTGKNTLTRKFFETIASRVVYVFEVANRDVENWLKTIMSPMETQVREHQLQLRRRLESVKRIHRATDTLEDRIAELEQMEAKVNEQLGQLDQFMKAAYQALNDDSLNERFSANAA, encoded by the coding sequence ATGCCAACAGACAATCTGATCGCCGATTTTGAAGCCTATAGCGGCTGGCGCACTGGCGTTTCGCAGAGTATCGGCACTTTCCAGAAGTGGCTGGGTGAGCAGGATCTTGGCGATGCGCAGATCGATATGCGCATACAACACCTGATCGACCGCCTGCGTGAAGACAAATTGAATGTGGCCTTTGTTGCCGAATTCTCACGTGGCAAATCAGAGCTGATCAACGCGATCTTCTTCTCAAATTATGGCCAGCGCATTCTGCCTTCATCCGCAGGTCGCACCACCATGTGTCCGACCGAGTTAATGTACGATCCGACACGTCCGTCTTCGATCCAGCTGCTGCCTATCGAAACCCGTGCAACCGACACCACGACATCTGAATACAAGCGCTATCCTGAAGAGTGGACTGTTATCCCGTTGGATGTAGATTCAGCGGAAGCAATGCAAGCGGCTTTTTTACAGGTAGGCGAAACCCGCAAGGTATCGGTTGAAGAGGCAACTCGGTTTGGGTTGTATCATGCTGAGAACCCAGATGATCAACTGGCGGTTGGTCGCGATGGTGAAATAGAGATTCCTTGCTGGCGTCACGCTATCATCAATTTCCCGCACCCGCTTTTGAAACAGGGACTGGTGATTCTGGATACCCCAGGCCTGAATGCGATCGGCACCGAACCCGAATTGACATTGAATTTGCTGCCTAATGCGCATGCAATCCTGTTCATTCTGGCTGCTGACACAGGAGTGACCAAGTCGGATATCGACGTTTGGCGCAATCATATTGGCAACCAAAGCGCCCGTAGTCGCGGTCGCGTGGTTGTTCTGAACAAAATTGATGGTTTGTGGGATCCGCTCAAGACTGATGGTGAAATTGACGCGGAAATTGACAAGCAAATCAGAACCAGCGCTGAATTGCTAGGCCTGAAGACATCACAAGTCTTCCCTGTCTCCGCACAAAAAGCCTTGGTAGCCAAGATCAATGAAGATCGTCCGTTGCTGGAAAAAAGTCAGATCGGCAAGTTGGAACGTGCCCTTTCTGATGAATTGATCCCTTCCAAGCAGGATATCGTTCGAGACAGTACGCAGAATGAAGTCGAAGATATCGTTTCAGGTGTTCGCCAGATTCTGAACTCCCGCAAGTCAGGTATTGTCGAGCAATTGCAGGAATTGAAAGGCCTGCGGGGCAAGAATCAGGATGTCATCGAACATATGATGGACAAGGTCAAGCAAGAGAAAGAGCATTTCGAGCGCGGCCTACAACGTTTCCAAGCGCTGCGTTCTGTGTTTTCGCAACAGACCAACATCCTGTTCGGCTTTCTGGGCATGGATAACCTGCGCGCCGAGATCAATAAGATTCGCGAAGAGATGGAAAGCAGTATGTTCTCTGCAGGTTTGACTGATGCGATGAATCGTTTCTTCAAGGAAACCAACGGTTCAATCGCCCGTTCTGCAGAACAGATAGCAGAAATCCAGTCGATGATGTCTGGAATGTACAAAAAGTTCAGTGAGGAGCATGGCCTGAGCCAAGTTTCGCCCACCCCATTTTCTACTTTAAAGTACCATAAAGAAATTGCCCGTTTGGAGCGTAGCTATAAAGAGCATTTCAATACATTGGGTAATATCATTTCCACAGGCAAGAACACGCTGACCCGCAAGTTCTTCGAGACCATTGCCAGTCGTGTTGTTTATGTATTTGAAGTTGCTAACCGTGATGTGGAAAACTGGCTGAAAACCATCATGTCACCAATGGAAACGCAGGTTCGCGAACATCAATTGCAACTACGCCGTCGCCTGGAAAGTGTCAAACGTATCCATCGTGCAACGGATACACTGGAAGATCGGATTGCGGAGTTGGAACAAATGGAAGCCAAAGTGAACGAACAGTTGGGCCAATTGGATCAATTCATGAAGGCAGCGTACCAAGCCTTGAATGACGATAGCTTGAATGAGCGATTCTCAGCTAATGCCGCCTGA
- the lpxK gene encoding tetraacyldisaccharide 4'-kinase, translating to MSLLDTLWYRSSVLAIPLFPLTLLFGSVSSIRRGLYRIGALKSVALPVPVIIVGNISVGGAGKTPLTIYLANQLQALGFKPGIVSRGYGGTTSTPTAVNATSDPKAVGDEPVLMARHSDCPLVVAPDRAAAAQHLLQQFPACNVILCDDGLQHYRLRRDIELCVVDATRGFGNGLLLPAGPLRETPRRLKEVTAIILNGSPTVNLPTHRPLFRMHLVGHRFTHLIEPNQQVEANHFADKKVVAVAGIGNPQRFFDYLQALGLTPSCHAFPDHHPFSMDELAFPDADIIVMTEKDAVKCCGAKDVRIWTLPVSATLEPDLAEFVVEQLRKLNGR from the coding sequence ATGTCACTACTGGATACGCTTTGGTATCGATCGTCTGTCCTGGCGATCCCATTATTCCCGCTGACCTTGCTGTTTGGCAGTGTCTCCAGCATTCGTCGTGGCCTGTATCGAATTGGTGCACTGAAATCAGTTGCCTTACCGGTACCGGTGATCATTGTCGGGAATATCAGTGTAGGTGGGGCGGGTAAAACTCCCCTGACGATCTACTTGGCCAATCAGCTACAGGCCCTGGGCTTCAAACCAGGTATCGTTAGCCGAGGTTATGGCGGAACCACCAGCACGCCAACTGCTGTCAATGCAACCTCTGACCCTAAAGCAGTGGGAGATGAGCCAGTATTGATGGCTCGTCATAGTGATTGTCCTCTGGTGGTCGCACCAGATCGCGCCGCCGCAGCGCAACACTTATTACAACAATTTCCAGCATGTAATGTGATTCTGTGCGATGACGGCCTACAGCATTATCGTCTTCGCCGCGATATCGAATTGTGTGTGGTTGATGCAACCCGCGGTTTTGGCAACGGACTGTTGTTACCAGCCGGCCCATTGCGGGAAACCCCCAGGCGGCTTAAAGAAGTCACTGCGATCATCCTGAATGGCTCCCCGACAGTGAACTTGCCAACCCATCGCCCACTGTTTCGCATGCACCTAGTCGGTCATCGATTTACTCATTTGATTGAACCCAACCAACAAGTTGAGGCAAATCATTTCGCGGACAAGAAAGTAGTCGCCGTAGCAGGCATCGGGAACCCGCAACGTTTTTTTGATTATTTGCAGGCACTTGGATTGACACCAAGCTGTCACGCATTTCCAGACCATCATCCATTTTCAATGGATGAATTAGCCTTCCCAGACGCTGATATCATCGTCATGACTGAAAAAGATGCGGTTAAATGTTGCGGCGCAAAAGATGTTAGAATCTGGACACTACCCGTGTCCGCAACCTTGGAGCCAGACTTGGCTGAATTTGTTGTGGAACAACTGAGGAAATTGAATGGACGCTAA
- a CDS encoding Trm112 family protein — protein MDAKLLEILVCPICKGPLVFKKSEQELICKADRLAFPIKDGIPVMLEEEARQLLAEEEV, from the coding sequence ATGGACGCTAAGTTGCTTGAAATCCTGGTTTGCCCAATTTGCAAAGGCCCACTCGTTTTTAAGAAGAGCGAGCAGGAACTGATTTGTAAGGCCGATCGCCTCGCTTTCCCAATTAAAGACGGCATCCCAGTGATGTTGGAAGAAGAAGCGCGCCAACTGTTGGCCGAAGAAGAAGTTTGA
- the kdsB gene encoding 3-deoxy-manno-octulosonate cytidylyltransferase, with the protein MTTFVIVIPARFASSRLPGKPLADIHGKPMIVRVAEQAARSAAAAIHIATDHEGVSDVCRQAGWSVLMTAAYHASGTDRLAEVVDLLALDDDTIVVNVQGDEPLIDPSLINAVAEQLSAHPHAPMATACHPVDTDAAQMFNPNVVKVVLDHQGDALYFSRAPIPYARDAFARNRETLPADLPVFRHIGIYAYRAHFLRTYRSLSPCAIEQFEALEQLRVMWHGHKISVHVSDHPPAPGVDTPEDLERVRAVVASN; encoded by the coding sequence ATGACTACGTTCGTTATCGTCATTCCTGCCCGATTTGCCTCATCTCGTTTGCCAGGTAAACCACTAGCGGATATACATGGTAAACCAATGATTGTGCGTGTGGCAGAACAAGCGGCACGTTCAGCGGCTGCAGCCATTCATATTGCCACTGACCATGAAGGCGTATCCGATGTATGTCGACAGGCTGGTTGGTCAGTTCTAATGACTGCTGCCTATCATGCTTCAGGTACAGACAGATTGGCAGAAGTTGTCGATTTGCTGGCATTGGACGACGATACCATCGTCGTCAATGTGCAGGGCGACGAGCCATTGATTGATCCCTCGCTGATCAACGCTGTTGCCGAACAACTGTCGGCTCACCCACATGCACCGATGGCAACAGCTTGCCACCCGGTGGATACAGATGCTGCGCAGATGTTCAACCCGAACGTGGTCAAGGTTGTACTGGATCACCAGGGCGATGCGCTGTATTTCAGCCGCGCCCCAATCCCGTACGCACGGGATGCCTTCGCCCGAAACCGCGAAACACTGCCGGCAGACCTACCAGTTTTCCGTCACATTGGCATCTATGCGTATCGCGCACATTTCCTACGCACTTATCGCTCTTTGTCGCCATGCGCCATTGAGCAGTTCGAGGCATTGGAACAATTGCGTGTGATGTGGCATGGTCACAAGATCAGTGTTCATGTCTCCGATCACCCGCCTGCACCGGGAGTCGACACCCCGGAAGACCTTGAGCGTGTCCGCGCGGTGGTTGCGAGTAATTGA
- the adk gene encoding adenylate kinase: MKLILLGAPGAGKGTQAKFICEKFGIPQISTGDMLRAAVKAGTPLGIEAKKIMDAGGLVRDDIIIGLVKERIAQPDCANGFLFDGFPRTIPQADAMREAGVALDYVVEIDVPDSAIVERMSGRRVHLPSGRTYHVKFNPPKIEGQDDETGEPLVQRDDDQEETVKKRLAVYHEQTEVLVGYYSQIAASGVADAPRYVKVAGVGAVESIRDTVFKALGT; this comes from the coding sequence ATGAAACTCATTCTTTTGGGCGCTCCGGGAGCAGGCAAAGGCACGCAGGCCAAGTTTATCTGCGAAAAATTCGGCATCCCGCAAATCTCTACTGGCGATATGCTGCGTGCAGCGGTCAAGGCAGGTACCCCATTGGGCATCGAAGCCAAGAAGATCATGGATGCAGGTGGCCTGGTTCGTGACGATATCATTATTGGCCTGGTCAAAGAACGCATTGCTCAGCCCGACTGTGCCAATGGCTTCCTGTTTGATGGCTTTCCACGCACCATTCCTCAGGCTGATGCCATGCGTGAAGCTGGTGTGGCGCTGGATTATGTGGTGGAAATCGATGTGCCAGATAGCGCCATCGTTGAACGCATGAGTGGCCGCCGCGTCCACTTGCCGTCCGGTCGGACCTATCACGTCAAGTTTAACCCTCCTAAAATTGAAGGTCAGGATGACGAAACTGGTGAACCGCTGGTACAACGTGACGATGATCAGGAAGAAACGGTAAAGAAACGTCTTGCTGTCTATCATGAACAGACCGAAGTACTGGTTGGCTACTACTCGCAAATCGCAGCGAGTGGTGTTGCCGATGCACCGCGCTATGTCAAAGTAGCAGGTGTAGGTGCCGTGGAATCCATCCGCGATACTGTGTTCAAGGCATTGGGTACCTGA
- a CDS encoding HAD family hydrolase: MSTTVVLFDLDDTLFDHQYAAHMALKTVHAEFVAKTHIPFEVFENVHWELMDTLHRHIVSGEMSLDQVRVLRFQQLLARFDLDLPHSPLQLANRQRSVFLDNRQLIPGAQALLIALRQQGIQIGIITNNTLNEQVDKLAHLGIADFIDQLITVDVVGVGKPEPDIFHFALARHRCDPDQAVMVGDSWENDIQGAANAGIRSVWLNRRHLPRASNTPCSEIHHLTPTDKTVAVILGHNQNN, translated from the coding sequence ATGTCCACCACTGTTGTACTGTTTGATCTTGACGATACCTTGTTCGACCACCAATACGCTGCTCACATGGCATTGAAGACAGTACATGCCGAGTTTGTTGCCAAGACCCATATCCCGTTTGAAGTGTTCGAAAATGTACACTGGGAACTGATGGATACACTGCATCGACACATAGTGTCGGGCGAGATGAGTCTGGACCAAGTGCGCGTACTGCGTTTCCAGCAATTACTGGCCAGATTCGATCTGGACCTACCTCACTCGCCTCTACAGTTAGCCAACCGGCAGCGTTCGGTCTTTCTGGATAATCGCCAACTGATACCAGGAGCCCAAGCATTGCTCATAGCGTTGCGACAGCAAGGCATACAAATTGGTATTATCACCAACAATACATTGAACGAACAGGTTGATAAGCTTGCACATTTGGGGATTGCAGATTTCATTGATCAGTTGATCACGGTCGATGTCGTCGGGGTCGGTAAGCCAGAACCTGATATTTTCCACTTTGCATTAGCCCGTCACCGTTGCGACCCTGATCAAGCAGTCATGGTTGGAGACAGTTGGGAAAACGATATCCAAGGCGCAGCTAATGCCGGGATTCGTTCCGTCTGGCTCAATCGCCGACATCTACCTCGTGCCAGCAACACACCTTGCAGTGAAATTCATCATTTGACACCCACTGACAAGACGGTAGCAGTGATACTTGGTCACAATCAGAACAACTGA
- a CDS encoding 6-phosphofructokinase, translating into MPRNALYAQAGGPSAVINASAAGMIRACRQSSQIDKVFAAHFGVLGALHEDLIDTDMFDEITLDQLKGTPAAAFGACRHVLRDIDDDPREYQRLMDVFAAHDIGYFFYNGGGGSAHACLSIANASHQLGYPVVAVHVPKTIDNDLLYTDCSPGFGSAAKYVAISMREASIDLACMSHTSSKVFILETMGRYAGWLVGACGLAADHTNDGPHILLFPEIPFDERQFLQTVTATVERVGYCSIAVAEGLRDTAGNTIHATGAKDAAGDRQLGGVAPMLANLVSSQLGYKCHWAVADYLQRAARHIASATDVAQAYAVGEAAVAMALDGRHGLMPAIRRLSDIPYQWDIIGVPLQDVITGDRFVPREFIADDGLHLSDAGRRYLQPLIEGEDIPTFARGLPQYFRPPHERVTKRLPEFTL; encoded by the coding sequence ATGCCACGCAACGCCCTCTATGCCCAAGCTGGTGGCCCCAGTGCCGTCATCAATGCTTCTGCCGCCGGCATGATTCGGGCCTGTCGGCAATCTAGTCAGATTGATAAGGTATTTGCTGCCCACTTTGGTGTATTGGGTGCATTACATGAAGACCTGATTGATACAGATATGTTTGACGAGATTACGCTAGACCAGTTGAAGGGTACACCTGCTGCTGCATTTGGCGCCTGTCGCCATGTATTGCGGGATATTGACGATGACCCTCGAGAATATCAACGTCTGATGGATGTATTTGCAGCTCACGATATCGGCTATTTCTTCTACAACGGGGGGGGTGGCTCTGCACATGCCTGTTTATCAATTGCCAATGCCTCACACCAATTGGGTTACCCTGTCGTAGCAGTGCATGTGCCCAAAACCATTGATAACGACTTGCTGTACACAGACTGCTCGCCGGGCTTCGGCTCTGCTGCCAAATATGTAGCCATTTCAATGCGAGAGGCCAGCATAGACTTGGCTTGCATGTCACATACCTCCAGCAAGGTGTTCATTCTCGAAACTATGGGCCGTTACGCAGGTTGGCTGGTTGGCGCCTGCGGTCTGGCGGCAGACCACACCAATGATGGCCCACACATTCTGCTGTTTCCGGAAATTCCATTCGATGAAAGGCAGTTCTTGCAAACCGTAACAGCTACAGTAGAGCGAGTAGGTTATTGCTCGATAGCAGTTGCGGAAGGTTTGCGCGATACAGCAGGCAACACGATTCATGCCACCGGCGCCAAAGATGCCGCCGGCGACCGTCAGTTGGGAGGTGTCGCCCCAATGCTGGCCAACTTGGTGAGCAGCCAGTTAGGTTACAAATGCCATTGGGCAGTGGCCGATTATTTGCAACGAGCAGCCCGCCACATCGCCTCTGCCACTGACGTCGCCCAAGCTTATGCCGTAGGCGAGGCAGCCGTTGCCATGGCGCTGGATGGACGCCACGGTCTGATGCCTGCCATACGTCGTTTAAGCGATATCCCCTACCAATGGGACATTATTGGTGTACCTCTGCAGGATGTGATAACCGGCGACCGCTTCGTACCACGAGAATTCATTGCCGACGATGGCTTACACCTGAGTGATGCGGGCCGACGCTATCTACAGCCCTTGATTGAAGGCGAAGACATACCAACCTTCGCTCGTGGCTTACCACAGTATTTCCGCCCGCCGCATGAACGTGTAACAAAGCGCTTACCGGAGTTTACGCTTTAA